The Carassius gibelio isolate Cgi1373 ecotype wild population from Czech Republic chromosome B5, carGib1.2-hapl.c, whole genome shotgun sequence genome segment accagctatcatttcccactgattttaagaataaattatgtttgggttaggtttagggctagggattgggttaagtctatatttttggacaataatgttgaccCAGGATGATCAAAATATGTTGTTCCAGGACCATGtattacttggcaaaatcacagcgacCTAGGAGATTTACAGGTGCGCTCCATAAGCCCCTCTAGTCTTGATTTCGGGCCATGGCGACTCCATGGTTGTCCTGAAGCCAAGGCATGGGTATGTCCCGAAAAGACAGTAAAAGATGCTAACTCGCTAACCGGAAGTTCTTGGCAGACACAACCGGAAGTCGTTGGCAGAGTGAAAGGATATTAGCGGCCCGCCTATTTCACTCAGGAAACTCGtctatagaaacagcctttgtgcacagaagcattgtaggctactggttcaagaaacagtcctcatcctccataaaatgtgctgcatacatctgaatatttgggttgaactgttctggaatgGTTTTGCAAATACAACTTAgacactgatttctagttgtgtcctattttggaagaccaaacaaagtagttttgtttcacaacgaaacacacagtgtctccacaacatggcggcagcggcaacagtgagaataaaagttatgtcaTCTTTCTTTGCgcgaacatttgggcggtgtttaacaaatcttcccacattgggacgtagacatgtgggggcgtgttagaatgagtcgttttaggtaggagtggttgactcttaacttttagcAAGCaagcaactttatttatatagcacattttttaaacaacagaCGCTGCCCCAAGAATATCttattaagaatatctctttggatttgcaacattagtctttgcaactttacagatcttctttttgcaagagcttgtaacaatccaaagagaaaggaaaattttaaatcacaacatatgaccccttaacctttttcaactttagcattaaacatttttttcagtattgtttCAATGTTAAAACAATAATCGTCATTATTTCAACTATATTTCAGTATTGAAGGTCATTCATGTGCCAGCTGGAAAGTCAGCATTAAGGCCCTGCAGCCCCTGCTTAGTGGTAATGCCTTTGCGGCAATGAGCCAAGCTGGAGGATGTCTGCCTAGaacaaatttatttacattaaaggcaaaataactgaaataataagaGCTTATAGATCTATAGACTATAGATCTGTAACTACTTTAAGTCTGTCTTAATATTAGTAATTGTAATGTCTCCTGGTCCATATCCTTTCTTTGGGAAGGTCTGCTAGACACAGATTAACGTAACAAatactatacatatttatatattttgctattaTATTGTGGAGTGACACTTTCATAAACTTTTCAATACTTCTCCGATTATTTAatggtaaatattacaatatcatAGCACAACAACAGTGATCAGCAAAAATAATAAGCCTAATACTCACAATAAAAAGAATAAGGTCATAAGATCATAACAGTCTCGGAGGTAAGAAGTGGATTATCCtgacatttttgtctttttattctgAAATGCAAGGCAAATGTTGGATCACAATAATTAGGAACCACAGATTCCACAAATCCCTTCACTCGATTGGGATGTTCTCTTTTATTCAATAATGCATGGTCAGTGACTGTAACATAGAGTGTATTTTGCTGAAGCCTATTAAACACGTATTTATACTGATTtcaagaatggccttctcagctgccatagttgcaactcttgcatCATCAGAACAGGGTGTTTAATGGACCACCCTTTccgtttaaaaaatgttttgcaacgTTTTGTCAGGGCTGAACTTACCCCAGTTATACtgattcttaattttttttttcttaggtttTAGAGTGCCTGATTTTGTTTCCTTAGGTTTTAGAGTGCCTGATTTTATTTCCTTAGGTTTTAGAGTGCctgattttgtttaaaaaatactctGAAGTTGTATGAAACTGGCTAATCAGATCACAGCTTACTAGATCAAAAATGACTGCCAGTTTTTATGGAATGTGCAATATACAATCACTGGGTCTCATTCAttaaacacgagcagaacgaatttttgtgtaaatcgcgtgtaaagtggttttggcgtaaattttcggattcattaaaacgttcgtattttccaaatgttagttacgaaagaaatctacacctgctcccagccacgcgtaaatagtgcgtttaacgtctgaacgttttgctcattaatacggctgcattttaattcaccttaatcgggtacatatttacacagcattttgaaaaaaaatattatatatattaattacatacggtttttcttttaacttttattatgagagccagtaataggatctgtaatatgctgccaaacttgcttttttaggacctgatacgccaatatgtacgcttgaaaattaaatggcgttttgaatgaacttctgataataaaacttcaatttctgcagctgagaaatgtttgtttttcagtagcttttgagaagacatgttgaaatccttcgtttggtgtcataatatgatgaacttatatagttgtcagtcggatttaataggagggatttatggtaattgatagtgagcgtgcacgcgcgtcccatttacgactgattggaattcattaatacacacacacatttcactatcacatctgacgtttacgaagtttttgtgaatcaggagaagagttttcgggaagttctctttacgcgcaaatcactcgtatatttacgaatgcttcatgaatgagacccattgagtGGACTATGTGTGCCATTTGAGGTTGAGACTAGTGTTTAGTTAATTATTTTCAAAGATCTCTAAAATATTTCAAGCTATTTTCCCCCTGCTGATATATGGTATGCACACATTTTACAAGTCAAAAGTATCCATGTTGACAATAATTGAAAAACCAATTACCCCTTCACCCATCCtgcaaaaaagaaatgaataaaataaactaaatattaacatattaacaactgatattttaaaaagcaaagaatatcaattcaaatatttttcacTTTAAATGTACTATTGTAAACAtgccttttaatttgttttaaagtaaaaaaattaagtggtCTAAAATAGCCCGGAATGTCTAAATATGGGACATTCCTGGCTATAACACAACATTTGCAACAGGTAAAATAAAGTAATACGCTGTTGGCAacaaacttattaaaaaaaagacaaaaataaataaaaatgaggtaGAATTTGTAGAGCATAAGCAGCaaagaaatgcattaataatagaACTGTGAAAAAATATGTTAAGAGCAGGGATTTAATTTTACTACCAAGGTCAAGTTAAAACTTTTAATTCAGTAAgaatttttaagaaatttatGCTGAAAGATATTCAGAATAAATTACACAGATGAGCTATGGCAGGCATACAGATCAGCATGGCATGAGATGTAGGAGTAACATTTGTAATTACAGAAAATGgaacaagaacaaaaacaaaaacccatcTACACACAGAACAAGTACCCAGTCAGTTAATATTCAGGTACAAaccaaatgtaattattattatttttttttaaaaaatcacacaATAGCAGTAAAAAGATCCAAAGCACCAAAGTAAAACTACATACAAAAGGACTGTGtgttaagagagaaaaaaaaaattaagtccacAGGTGGGCAGTATAAAACAGACGACTTTGATTATTTCTTGTTCTTCGCCTGATTTCTTGGGGAGCCTTTCAGTAAATCTCGAATCTTCAGATAAACCCCTGTTGCTTCAGCAACCTCTGTAAACTCAGGTGTGTCCTCAAAAGGAATTATTCCTGCAGCAAATCTGCTACGATGTGGAACAAAAGTTACTTTATTTACCACAGGTTCCTCCATGTCGTCGGCAACTTGCGCATTTGACTCCGGTGTGCTTATCTGAGGAGTGTCTGAAGTTCCATTTGTTGCATCATGATTTGCGTTTTCCTCATAAACTTCATCCAGAACAATAATGTCACCCAACTCTGCTTGCAAATTGATCACGTTTTCATTAATTGAAGGGTTTTCCTGTCCATCACTGGCTGTCTCATCTATCCTCTCATCCTCAGATGCATTCGTTACTGGTTCAACAGGTGATGTTGGTGTACTTTTGATTTCATAGGCAAGACTCAAGTTCTCCATCTTTTCTCCATCTTCCTCCGAGTCAAGTTTAAGTGAAGTGACGACACTAGGGGAACTTGGGATGGGGGTCTCAGAAGCTCCAGCTTCAGAATCACTGTTGGTTGCAGTATCTGCCTTTTCAAGGGCTTCCCAAAGAAGCCTTTGCTGCTCTTCCAGTTCCTCCAGAGTCAGCCCATCCTCTGACTCTTCCCCCTCAGTCAACCCTCTGGCTTGAGTGGACGGAGAATAATTTGTAGGTGGAGTTGGGGGTGGAGTTCCCTTCGGGATTGGAGGAGTGGATGGAGGAGTTCCTAGTGGCAGAGGTGGAGCAATGCCATAGGATGAACAGCCAGGAGGAAGTGGTGGGTGGAACTGGAAACCATCAGATCTTATTTGAGACGTGTCATGATCTGTAGGAGGACAAaaaattttatcatattttttcatgataatttgtttttagtgatgcacaaaatgtaaatgaaaatattttttttggaggGCAAAATCATTGAACGAtcctttaacattttattaacatctCAGATGGTGACGTCTTCTTAATAGATCTTAATTTTTATCAACAAAGATCTTTAAGCCTATGCTTTTTTTAGTTGATGTGTGAACATTTCTTCACTAAACATCATTAGTAGTATATTTATCAttcaataaatcaaaatcaatttGGCAACACAAtcgtcaacaaaaaaaaaaataataatttcagagCATTACTAGTATTGGTGTAGTATCTTCTGATATGAATACATTACAAACTGTAAAATTGTAAGTCACATAGTGAGCTACAGCAGAATAAAAGGGGTGGCAACACAAGCTGCGTGAAGCATTAGAGCACTTCACGGTTGGTCAGCTGTAAGTTTATGCATTTTAGAACAAACTGCAATCATAAAACCAACAGAATCTAGTAACGTTTAAGTTGTGTACCTGATTCTATCTCCATATCTGATTCCTGGTTTTCTGAATTGGATCTCCGTTTCTTTGTCTTCTGGGGTGTGGATTCAGACTCGTGACGCCTCTTACTGCAGCCGGAGCTCTGAGGAGCACATATCGTTGCACAAGGTCATAAATAATTTGGGAAATAAGGATAAAGGTAATAAATTAGAAATACGTTTTTAAGAGATGTTTTTACCGTTGGAAAGTTACTGCTTAAAAAAGCAGCAAAATTTTGCTTCCAATGCTGAGGCTGCATTGGAATAGAACCGAAAGACCGGTAATCCtgcccccaccccccaaaaaaaacacacattagatctaaatacatttaatttaaataaaacagaaacctAGATAGTGGGAAATAAAGATTTACATCAGTATGTATTAATCATGTATAAGATCATCTTTAATTGCAGGCATACTCACATAAACATGCAGGTGAATAATATATAACCATACAAACCTGATTTTGTAGATGGTCAGACTGTAAATTAACTATTATAAATTTCCTGAGGAATATGTCAGTGGTAGGACTGTGTTGATATCTTTGTTTTGTTCAAATTTTGCTGAAGCATCACCATACCAAGTTGTATTGCGGTACCACACTTTGTGTGTTTGGAAGAATCATTATTGCAGGGGATCTTCTTTATGAATTCTTTACAGTCTACATCATTCATTACTAATGgatgattattattatgtaacTCTGTCTTTGTTTCTTAACATCAACCCAGTGGTTAAACCATCAATGCAGttaaaacattcatttcaaataaagCTGAAGACTTTGACctcaaaaactgaaattattacagtaacaaatgtgaacattacaaataaaaccaaacttTAAACATCAAATTCTTTCCATTATATTCCTCCTCAATGCAGCAGTGCTCACTTAATCCATGCATTGTTTTGTGTCCAATAAATGTGTATGTACACTTACATCTCTCACATTGGGGGCTGCAGACACATTGAAGCCAGGAAAGTCAACCAGCTTTGAGACATCGTAAGATACCTTTTGGCTGTGGTTGTTTTCATCTTCATCATTTGATCCTTGTGAAGAAAATTAAGAGAGTCAATGGCAGTTTAGCTCTATTTAAAACAAACTATCCTTCATTAATTATGCACATGACAGGTAATGATCAGGTCCTTATGATAGAACATTTGGCCATCTACAACAAACCCCTTATGTAAGAAAATTTTCTTAGTAATAATTTTCCTACATTTTCACTATTATAATTAAGGGCTTTAACCTGACTGATGACTggccataataaaatataaaactcaaCCTTACCATCATAGAGCATCAGGCCTGAATTTTCCATTTCTGCCTCTTTCAACCAACCAGGTGGGTAGCCGAGCTCCCTCATGCGATAGATGAATGGAGGAAGGGTCTTTGTATTAATCCCAAGCGCATCAAGGAGCTCTTGACTATACGAAGacaatacaaattacatttcatttgacTTGATTTTCAGACAAACAACACTTAAATTTCCATATTAAAATATCTGGAGGGAAAATGTGTGTGGAAAgacaaaatgcaattattttaagCTTAAATTACATcacacaaaatttaaattttaaatttttaaattttaaatgtttacattttagtcattttagtttttaaatgcaCACACCATAGGGtggtataaaatattttaatgattcagTTAAAGCTAGCCTGGTAAAGTTGGCAAGACAAAACATGATGTGGGATATCATTAAAATtaccttaatttgtgttttgaagatgaaaacAGAGACTGAGTTTGGAATTAAATGATtttggagtaaatgatgacataattttcatttttggatgaaccaacCATTGAATGCAATAAATGCAAAGCTGCAGAAGTTACACCTATTCGTTTGTTAAGGACATACTGTGACCTTTACAGGTTTGGACtgacatttttgtctttttcgCACAATGACACTTAATAAAATGGCTGACCTCAATATTCCTGGCTTGTACTTTGCAAATCGCTCGTCGACCTCTTCTGCATGGTAGCGCTGGTTGCTCTGATTGCTGTTCTGTGAAAACTCTTTCCTCTTTTCATTGATACGAGTCATATCTTTGGGCTTAAAGTGTGAACAAAGTTTGATTTATACTTGCATTCTTAAATGATcttcaaaacataataatgtaattataactATTAATCTAATAGTAACAGAAACTTTGTCTATACGCAAAGAGAAACACCTCTGGACAGTCTCGCAGTTGATGGTCCTCAGAACAGCAGTTAAAACAGCATGGTCTCGGTCTGTAAGGACAACACAAGATGATTTCACTTCCTCAAGCAGAAAAGCAAATGAAATACCAAACAGGAATTAATCAATCTTTAAAAGCAATGCAGTTATAAAAATAGCACTACTGACTGTAAAAGCAAGTCTTGTAAAGACATGAGTCTTATAATAACATACATATCAATATCCAAATTATACTATTGTAAAATCTTGTCATACCTTTTCTCCTTTATCTGCACTTCTTGGCCCTCAAGGGCAATGATTTGGCCAAAGATCTGCTGGTATCTTTGCAAAAATGATTCAGGAGCAGTGATGTATAAAGACATGATTCAAATAGACTAAAAGCACGGTTTAAATTAATAAGATCACAGCAAGTGTAAGTGCACAGCTTCCTTAAATGTTTAGGATACTTGGGAACTTCCCATCCATCAGTCAGCTGGGGGTTTTCATTCAGCAGCGGTTGGCCAAGTTTATCAACACAGAAGTTGGTGAAGTATAAAACACTTCCTATCATCTAAgatccaaaaacaagaaacactTGTTTTATTTGTGGTTAATTAGCCACCGAATATGAATAATGTGAGCTATGTAGAACTTACACTGAAAGCCTTTTTAATATGCTTGAAGTCACTGGAAGTCTTCACTTTGTAGCTTTCCTCCATAACGAAACTtgaatgctgcaaaaaaaaaaacaaaaaaaaaaacaaacaaacaaaaaataaacagcaatttTGATTATAAGTGAAGACTATTGTACAAAATGTCCAGTGGCATTAAAGACATACATGTGGCTTTACATGGAGAGCAGAGCCTTCTGGAGCATTTTTACACTCTTGTAGTCTCTTCTGTACAAGACTGTAGATGAAGTCCTCCATTTCTTTCCGACActgcctaaacacacacacacacacacacacacacacacaagtgcatcTCTCAATAAAACCGCTGTTCTGGAAAAACTGATAGcatgaaacattaaaattaaggGTGATGCACAAAACACCTACTTGGAAATGATGTTGTTTCCATAGTTAATTTGACATAGGGGCCCATCGATTTTGGAATCTTCAATTTTCATACCGCTAGAATAAAAATTAGCATAATCGATTAATAAACGACTCTAAATGAATGCCAAGTTTAACTGTATTCTGAAATAAGTTCATTCTTTACTCACGTAGGACGACTTAATATGTTTAACTTTCTCTTCAGTTCCTCATGTGGATCATCATTAAGGTACATATTTTGACTCAGTATAAAGACAGCGACAGACAACAATCAATGAATAAAATCAAATTGTAGTCAATCAATAGGGATAAAATATATTGGCAACCATATAATCAGTCAGTTTTTGCTGTTTATATGAATATCATTATAATTAAGGACATTAGAAACGAATTACACTAGAACTTAATTAATCCTCTCAGCGACAGCTTTCTAAATACTACACATTCAGTCTTTTTCCTGATGCCTGTCACTTACAGAATGTGTAAGACTGTAGTTTCagtattctttaaaaacattcaaaaatagcACAATTGGATGAGTTCATTGGATGATATGCTATAAGGATATTCTCTGCGTTCAAACGCTCTATTGTGTCTTCGCACACTTCTAATGTCTGCCGAAGCTCCCGCAGTCGATCTGAACCCTCACTCTCTTCATCAACAACTTCTTCTATCATACGATCGCGCTCTGGCGCGTTCTCTTCGAACTGATCAAATAATTCGCTATCTCCAAACTCCACCGCAGCCATGTTTGATGATTACCACAATGCGCGTCGCGTACTACAGTTCAAAGGGCAAATCTTACAACGCGCTGACGCAGGGCTGTTGATTGGCTAGGAGACCACAGACAGGAagtaatacatatttaaacatgctAACAAACGCTACATAAGATGTACAGAACATGTCATCTTTGATAAGTATCCAGAGTGGGAAATCTTTATGTGGGCAAGGTCTTTTAGATGCAATAAATCGAGTAATTTTTAGACTaactctaaaaaatatatattcagcgCATGTGGGTACTAAGGGAAATTAAAAAGTGGATAAATCATCAAAACGAACCGTTTAGACAgaaaatatagatataaaaataCCACCTAGTAAATCGGAAATTAAAGTTATCATTaaagataatattaataaaatgtagcaGGATATATGGGGTCGAGAAAAAAGGAATACGTTAATATAGCAGTCAGAAAGAAGTGATTGTTAAAAAGTGCAGTAATCTGAGGTGACAGTAGGAAACCATTTTAACAAGGCTGAGAACAGGGCTCACAAGGTTAAATAGTAACAGGAAAACACCAGACAGGATTATGTATACATAAAGTGGAAATCATGTACTCTTGATATGTAggaaatatattgaaaaaaggAGAGAACTACAAAGAGCATCAAATAATAGAATAATGTGGTTACCACATCACAGAAAAACTATCTGAAACTCTTATTTTTGTGCAATTCGAAGTGTGCTAAACACAGGTGAGTGGGCCTGTACAAACCACCTGTATTAACACACGTtaacacttttcacacacactgctgtgagTACATAataatgtatgtgtatgtttacatGCTCATGCATCATCTTGCACTGTTCCCCAGCGAGCTGCTTGACTTACGATGTTTCtttttgcacatgtacagtattatgtgaagcatttgtatagttagtttttttttagtttaagtatagacaaacatttatatatagtatatttatactcaaaatttgAAAGTATGTTGGTTTTGTATAGGTTTATACTATTTTACTtaattgttgtatgtctgtatttatgtagcaccgtggTCCTGAGATGCATGACATTTCATTCCACGAACAAGTTGAAATTGCCTTGACTTGATTGAGCTAAAAACAATTATTGAGTCCGCCTGGCTCACAATATATAATCAAGGCTGTCATGTCATTTCTGAAAGAAACTCAGCTTGTAAACAGGatttaattatatacatacacacacacacacacacacatatatatatatatatatatatatacacacacctttGAGTcttgttcagcaaaatgaacaaatcttttttcgagtcatttagTTCATTTCTATCAACAAATACTTAATATGTTACATGTTACTTCCCTAACATTCtttcatcacgtgacagccccataagctttaacctatgcagtctgagctaGAAAGAAAATTGATTAGTTAATCTATCGAGTCATCAGGTTTGAGTCGTTCcttcatcacgtgacagcccataAGCttttgaccatagactgtataaaaggaGATACCCTGGCAACAGATCTGtgtgtatattgttttatatattttttgtctttatgACAAGTGTAATGCcttaatgtttgtattgtttaataaaaaataaaaaatagactgTATAAAGTGATGTGACCTCTACAGCCAAATATATACAAATGGGTGCATatagtcatcatcatcatcatcatcattataattattgtttactCTAACAGTTACTGCGTTTCTGGtctcaaattgtagctttttagttcttacagtttataaatgtgtgaatttctgtcatgatggtgAATGTTGTAACA includes the following:
- the LOC127958490 gene encoding zinc finger CCHC domain-containing protein 8-like codes for the protein MAAVEFGDSELFDQFEENAPERDRMIEEVVDEESEGSDRLRELRQTLEVCEDTIERLNAENEELKRKLNILSRPTGMKIEDSKIDGPLCQINYGNNIISKQCRKEMEDFIYSLVQKRLQECKNAPEGSALHVKPHHSSFVMEESYKVKTSSDFKHIKKAFSMIGSVLYFTNFCVDKLGQPLLNENPQLTDGWEVPKYQQIFGQIIALEGQEVQIKEKRPRPCCFNCCSEDHQLRDCPEPKDMTRINEKRKEFSQNSNQSNQRYHAEEVDERFAKYKPGILSQELLDALGINTKTLPPFIYRMRELGYPPGWLKEAEMENSGLMLYDGSNDEDENNHSQKVSYDVSKLVDFPGFNVSAAPNVRDDYRSFGSIPMQPQHWKQNFAAFLSSNFPTSSGCSKRRHESESTPQKTKKRRSNSENQESDMEIESDHDTSQIRSDGFQFHPPLPPGCSSYGIAPPLPLGTPPSTPPIPKGTPPPTPPTNYSPSTQARGLTEGEESEDGLTLEELEEQQRLLWEALEKADTATNSDSEAGASETPIPSSPSVVTSLKLDSEEDGEKMENLSLAYEIKSTPTSPVEPVTNASEDERIDETASDGQENPSINENVINLQAELGDIIVLDEVYEENANHDATNGTSDTPQISTPESNAQVADDMEEPVVNKVTFVPHRSRFAAGIIPFEDTPEFTEVAEATGVYLKIRDLLKGSPRNQAKNKK